The following proteins come from a genomic window of Streptomyces liliiviolaceus:
- a CDS encoding MarR family winged helix-turn-helix transcriptional regulator, whose product MSETPEAASGVTTQDSAPRPPSLLALPSYLAGHVARIGHDALVEAVGRHGLRLPHFATLTALSDFGPLPQHVLADRLGFQRSHLGGYLDTIEERALVRRTRDRSDRRRQLVELTDEGSRLQRRLWQVAQESQDSFLGCFTPEERDTLTTLLRRLLDADDRARA is encoded by the coding sequence ATGAGCGAAACCCCTGAAGCTGCCTCGGGTGTCACGACCCAGGACAGCGCGCCCCGCCCGCCGAGCCTGCTGGCGCTGCCGTCGTACCTCGCCGGGCATGTGGCGCGAATCGGCCACGACGCGCTCGTTGAGGCGGTGGGCCGGCACGGTCTGCGGCTTCCGCACTTCGCCACGCTGACCGCACTGTCGGACTTCGGCCCGCTGCCCCAGCATGTGCTGGCCGACCGGCTCGGCTTCCAGCGCAGCCACTTGGGCGGCTACCTGGACACGATCGAGGAGCGCGCGCTGGTGCGCCGCACCCGTGACCGGTCCGACCGGCGTCGGCAGCTGGTCGAACTGACCGATGAGGGATCCCGGTTGCAGCGTCGACTGTGGCAGGTGGCCCAGGAGTCCCAGGACTCCTTCCTCGGCTGCTTCACCCCCGAGGAACGGGACACGCTGACGACGCTGCTGCGCAGACTGCTGGACGCCGACGACCGGGCGCGAGCCTGA
- a CDS encoding MFS transporter — protein sequence MTDTPAPGAQRGTAAPFAALLLAVLSFSLMQTMVVPALPDLQREFDASTTAVSWVLSSFLLTASVATALLGRVGDMFGKRRVLIASLTVFAAGTLLAALSDSLALLITARAVQGVGSAAFPLAFGIVRDHFPRERVPVAIGLISSTFGIGFGVGLVIPGPIVDALDWHWIFWLGLAVILLGIAAVTAFVEESSVTNPGRIDWAGAVLLSAGVVALLLAISEGKSWGWTSGGVVGLFLAAVVLLAVFVYAESKVREPLIDLELLRRPAVLTSHLTALVIGFGMYGAFTLVPLLAQTPSKAGYGFDASVTEAGLFMVPMAVTMLIASPLAGRIGAAVGWKLPLVLACLIGVAGFVIYAGAHDTEWAMYVGSAVLGIGVGFAFAALANLVVSAVDRSQTGEATGINTIMRTIGGSLGAQIAASIVVSKTIPGTRVPAESGYTTAFLMSAIALGVATLAALAGPGKFWGRNPEPVAATPGKEQARSAA from the coding sequence ATGACCGACACACCAGCCCCTGGCGCACAGCGCGGCACCGCCGCCCCGTTCGCCGCCCTGCTCCTGGCCGTCCTGTCCTTCTCCCTGATGCAGACGATGGTCGTGCCCGCGCTGCCCGACCTGCAGCGCGAGTTCGACGCCTCGACGACGGCCGTCTCCTGGGTACTCAGTTCCTTCCTGCTCACCGCGTCGGTGGCCACGGCACTACTGGGGCGGGTCGGCGACATGTTCGGCAAGCGCCGGGTACTGATAGCCAGCCTCACCGTTTTCGCCGCGGGAACCCTGCTCGCCGCGCTGTCCGACTCACTCGCCCTGCTGATCACGGCGCGCGCGGTGCAGGGTGTCGGGTCGGCCGCCTTCCCGCTGGCGTTCGGGATCGTGCGCGACCATTTCCCGCGCGAGCGGGTGCCGGTGGCGATCGGCCTGATCTCGTCCACCTTCGGCATCGGCTTCGGCGTCGGGCTCGTCATACCCGGCCCGATCGTGGACGCACTCGACTGGCACTGGATCTTCTGGCTCGGGCTGGCCGTGATCCTGCTCGGCATCGCCGCCGTCACCGCGTTCGTCGAGGAGTCCTCGGTCACCAACCCCGGACGCATCGACTGGGCCGGAGCGGTGCTGCTGAGCGCGGGTGTCGTGGCGCTGCTGCTCGCCATCAGCGAGGGCAAGTCGTGGGGCTGGACGTCCGGCGGGGTCGTCGGCCTGTTCCTTGCCGCCGTCGTGCTGCTCGCGGTGTTCGTATACGCCGAGAGCAAGGTCCGCGAGCCCCTCATCGACCTCGAACTGCTGCGCCGACCCGCCGTGCTGACCAGTCACCTCACCGCGCTCGTCATCGGGTTCGGCATGTACGGCGCGTTCACGCTGGTGCCCCTGCTCGCCCAGACCCCGTCCAAGGCCGGGTACGGCTTCGACGCGTCCGTCACCGAGGCCGGGCTGTTCATGGTGCCGATGGCCGTGACGATGCTGATCGCCAGCCCCCTCGCCGGACGCATCGGCGCGGCCGTCGGCTGGAAGCTGCCGCTCGTCCTGGCCTGCCTCATCGGCGTCGCCGGTTTCGTCATCTACGCGGGCGCGCACGACACCGAGTGGGCCATGTACGTCGGCTCCGCGGTCCTCGGCATCGGCGTCGGCTTCGCTTTCGCGGCCCTCGCGAACCTCGTCGTCAGCGCGGTCGACCGCAGCCAGACCGGCGAGGCGACCGGCATCAACACGATCATGCGAACAATCGGCGGCTCCCTCGGTGCCCAGATCGCCGCGTCGATCGTCGTCTCCAAGACCATCCCCGGCACCCGGGTACCCGCCGAGTCCGGCTACACCACCGCGTTCCTGATGTCGGCGATCGCCCTCGGCGTCGCGACGCTGGCCGCACTGGCGGGGCCGGGCAAGTTCTGGGGCAGGAACCCGGAGCCGGTGGCAGCGACTCCGGGCAAGGAGCAAGCCCGCTCCGCGGCCTGA
- a CDS encoding LLM class flavin-dependent oxidoreductase, which yields MPDYGHDLLFGAVLVPSAEHADDAVAPARVADRAGLDLVSVPDHPYRPELLDAWMALAVIAASTTRVRVFPNVANLPLRPPAALARTAAALDLLSGGRVELGLGAGAYWDAIVADGGPRRSPGEAVRATREAIDVIRALWGEGRRVHVPGEHYGLDGADAGPVPAHPIGIWVGAIGPRMLRLTGATADGWLPSVPHVPPGHLAAGHRIVDEAAVAAGRDPSEVRRLYNLSPGPGGFPDGPLDAWPEQLAALALEHGTSGFLLPTQKPALLQAFAADVAPATRELVAAERKRAANRTSSTDASGAARSHEGAVNAQTSAGRGTVTSAVHGATAAPAKQREAAADTAVGRTVPAGNPLTVRPTPPPKAWRSTERLWDESTRPVGPPADPERHYPHREQEPARNLVAAHDQLRADLDRLGALLHEVLADTLAPGEARSQIQRMSLRQNAWTLGAYCASYCRITTLHHGREDDDLFPYLRRSDPRLGEVLDRLTVEHHAIGRLIEHIDRELVAFVREKGGEKEREALRATMDLLTDTLLSHLAYEEQELIEPMARFGTGW from the coding sequence ATGCCTGACTACGGACACGACCTCCTCTTCGGTGCCGTCCTGGTGCCGAGTGCGGAGCACGCCGATGATGCGGTGGCGCCGGCCCGGGTCGCCGACCGGGCGGGACTGGATCTGGTGAGCGTGCCGGACCACCCTTACCGGCCGGAACTGCTCGATGCGTGGATGGCGCTCGCGGTGATCGCCGCCTCCACCACCCGCGTACGGGTCTTCCCGAACGTCGCGAACCTCCCGCTGCGCCCGCCCGCCGCACTGGCCCGCACCGCCGCCGCTCTGGACCTGCTCAGCGGAGGCCGGGTCGAACTGGGGTTGGGTGCCGGGGCGTACTGGGACGCCATCGTCGCCGACGGGGGACCGCGCCGCAGCCCCGGCGAGGCGGTGCGGGCGACCCGTGAGGCCATCGACGTCATCCGAGCGCTATGGGGCGAGGGCCGCCGGGTCCACGTACCCGGCGAGCACTACGGGCTCGACGGCGCCGACGCAGGCCCTGTACCCGCGCACCCCATCGGCATCTGGGTCGGTGCCATCGGCCCCCGCATGCTGAGGCTGACCGGCGCGACGGCGGACGGCTGGCTGCCCAGCGTCCCGCACGTACCGCCGGGCCACCTCGCCGCGGGGCACCGGATCGTCGACGAGGCGGCGGTCGCCGCCGGCCGCGATCCTTCCGAGGTCCGCCGACTGTACAACCTCTCACCGGGGCCGGGCGGTTTCCCGGACGGTCCGCTCGACGCCTGGCCCGAGCAACTCGCCGCGCTCGCCCTGGAGCACGGCACCAGCGGTTTCCTGCTGCCCACCCAAAAGCCGGCCCTGCTCCAGGCGTTCGCGGCGGACGTGGCACCGGCGACGAGGGAGCTGGTGGCGGCAGAACGCAAGCGCGCGGCGAACAGGACGAGTTCGACGGATGCCTCGGGCGCGGCACGTAGCCATGAGGGCGCTGTGAACGCGCAGACGTCCGCGGGACGTGGCACCGTCACCAGCGCGGTGCACGGTGCCACGGCGGCCCCCGCGAAGCAGCGTGAGGCTGCCGCGGACACAGCAGTTGGCCGGACCGTCCCCGCCGGGAATCCGCTGACTGTACGGCCCACCCCGCCCCCGAAGGCGTGGCGGTCCACCGAGCGGTTGTGGGACGAGTCGACGCGCCCCGTCGGGCCGCCCGCCGACCCGGAGCGGCACTATCCACATCGTGAGCAGGAACCGGCCCGGAATCTCGTCGCCGCGCACGACCAGCTCCGCGCCGATCTCGACCGGCTCGGCGCACTGCTACACGAGGTGTTGGCCGACACCCTCGCCCCGGGGGAGGCACGGTCGCAGATCCAGCGGATGAGCCTGCGGCAGAACGCCTGGACGCTCGGCGCGTACTGCGCGTCGTACTGCCGGATCACCACCCTGCACCACGGCCGGGAGGACGACGACCTCTTCCCCTACCTGCGTCGCTCCGACCCACGGCTCGGCGAGGTACTGGACCGGCTCACCGTGGAACACCACGCCATCGGGCGGCTGATCGAGCACATCGACCGCGAACTGGTCGCCTTCGTCCGCGAGAAGGGCGGCGAGAAGGAGCGCGAGGCACTACGGGCGACGATGGACCTGCTCACAGACACGCTCCTGTCTCATCTCGCATACGAGGAACAGGAGTTGATCGAGCCTATGGCGCGGTTCGGGACGGGCTGGTGA
- a CDS encoding sulfurtransferase, whose translation MPEVPPVVDASWVRAHRDVLVLADVRWFLDGRSGYDAYLTGHLPGAVWVDVDTVLSAPPDESGGRHPLPDPDAFARALGALGIGDGTTVVAYDADGGPYAARLVWLLRRTGRPGALLDGGLTGWPGRTETGAVVLPEARLTPVNWPEEALWSADQVAAGEAIVLDARAADRYSGASVFPNDVRSGHIPGAHSAPWSANLGPDGTFLTPTRLRAQYAVLGVGADTDVVVYCGSGVTACHDLLALEHAGITGAALYPGSWSAWSADLSRPVATGVQPG comes from the coding sequence GTGCCTGAGGTGCCGCCCGTGGTCGACGCCTCGTGGGTGCGAGCCCACCGCGACGTCCTGGTCCTCGCCGACGTCCGCTGGTTCCTGGACGGCCGCAGCGGTTACGACGCCTACCTCACCGGCCATCTGCCCGGCGCGGTCTGGGTCGACGTCGACACGGTCCTGTCCGCCCCGCCCGACGAGAGCGGCGGACGCCACCCCCTGCCCGACCCCGACGCTTTCGCACGGGCGTTGGGTGCGCTCGGCATCGGGGACGGTACGACCGTGGTGGCGTACGACGCCGACGGCGGGCCGTACGCTGCCCGGCTGGTGTGGCTGCTGCGCCGCACCGGACGGCCCGGCGCCCTGCTCGACGGCGGACTGACCGGCTGGCCGGGCAGGACCGAGACCGGCGCGGTCGTACTGCCCGAGGCACGGCTGACGCCGGTGAACTGGCCCGAGGAGGCGCTGTGGAGCGCTGATCAGGTCGCGGCGGGCGAAGCGATCGTCCTCGACGCCCGTGCCGCCGACCGGTACTCCGGTGCGAGTGTCTTCCCGAACGACGTCCGTTCCGGCCACATACCCGGTGCCCACAGCGCCCCCTGGAGCGCCAACCTCGGGCCGGACGGAACGTTCTTGACGCCGACCCGACTCCGCGCGCAGTACGCGGTGCTGGGGGTTGGAGCGGACACCGACGTCGTCGTCTACTGCGGCAGCGGAGTCACCGCCTGTCACGACCTCCTTGCTCTTGAACATGCCGGCATCACCGGCGCGGCCCTCTACCCAGGCTCCTGGTCCGCCTGGTCGGCGGATCTGTCCCGGCCGGTGGCGACGGGCGTGCAGCCCGGGTAG
- a CDS encoding LLM class flavin-dependent oxidoreductase produces the protein MQLGLITFGSLLPDPITGKILTQRQRLRDVVRAAAEAEEAGFVWYTVGEHHFGERDVISSPALVLAAIAEHTSTIRLATGTTLVANRDPVLVAEDYALLDLLSGGRLELIAGGSFFPEPYAVFGQSPDSKAARKRENTELLLRLWTEEQVTWQGEFRPPLTEVTVQPRPLQPRPPVWISGGVGSESVQLAVEHGLPLVVGTTAREPGVFVTVFDAYRTLWHESGRTDPPGRLGAASHVFVAESSQRARSLWASYMNNYLTVKKPGSTHFTTPPDFDTYIGDNGPAICGSPAEVVDKLGRLHELWGHDLHLLAIDVGGIPYAQVQAATELTAAEVLPQVAGLGTEVVTRA, from the coding sequence ATGCAGCTAGGGCTCATCACGTTCGGCAGTCTTCTGCCCGACCCGATCACCGGCAAGATCCTCACCCAGCGCCAGCGGCTGCGGGACGTGGTGCGGGCGGCGGCGGAGGCGGAGGAGGCAGGGTTCGTCTGGTACACCGTCGGCGAGCACCACTTCGGGGAGCGGGACGTCATCTCCTCGCCGGCGCTGGTGCTGGCCGCGATCGCGGAGCACACGTCGACGATCAGGCTGGCGACGGGTACCACACTCGTCGCCAATCGCGACCCCGTACTCGTCGCCGAGGACTACGCGCTCCTCGACCTGCTGTCCGGTGGCCGGCTCGAACTCATCGCGGGCGGCTCCTTCTTCCCCGAGCCGTACGCGGTGTTCGGCCAGTCCCCTGACTCGAAGGCGGCCCGCAAGCGGGAGAACACGGAGCTGCTGCTCCGGCTCTGGACCGAGGAGCAGGTCACATGGCAGGGCGAGTTCAGGCCGCCGCTGACCGAAGTCACTGTACAGCCACGGCCGTTGCAACCGAGGCCGCCGGTGTGGATCAGCGGCGGTGTCGGGTCGGAGTCCGTGCAGCTCGCGGTGGAACACGGGCTGCCGCTGGTGGTGGGGACCACCGCGCGTGAACCCGGCGTGTTCGTAACGGTCTTCGACGCGTACCGCACCCTGTGGCACGAGAGCGGACGCACCGACCCGCCCGGCAGGCTCGGTGCCGCCAGCCACGTCTTCGTCGCCGAGTCGTCCCAGCGGGCACGCTCCTTGTGGGCCTCCTACATGAACAACTACCTGACAGTGAAGAAGCCCGGCAGTACACACTTCACGACCCCGCCGGACTTCGATACGTACATCGGCGACAACGGGCCCGCGATCTGTGGCAGCCCCGCCGAGGTCGTCGACAAACTGGGCCGTCTGCACGAGCTGTGGGGTCATGACCTTCACCTCCTCGCCATCGACGTCGGCGGCATCCCGTACGCGCAGGTCCAGGCAGCCACCGAACTGACCGCCGCCGAGGTCCTTCCCCAGGTCGCTGGTCTCGGGACCGAGGTGGTGACCCGTGCCTGA
- a CDS encoding dipeptide ABC transporter ATP-binding protein, protein MVPSVEPAGDPLLAVRGLRIGYRAAGGQHLAVDGVDLRVAAGEITAVVGESGSGKSSTAHALVGLLPAGGVVLGGSVRLQGEELTGLGERAWREVRGRRIGLIPQDPGVSLDPVRPVGAQVAEVLRVHRLATRRQAPSQAVDLLAEAGLPDPAQCARQYPHELSGGMRQRVLIAVATAARPRLLIADEPTSALDVTVQRQLLDHLQEVVTTTGTAVLLVTHDLAVVADRAQHVVVMSQGRVVEAGPAGRVLGDPHHPYTRGLLADAPTLTARRLRQRSASRTAQDSSTSAARPAPGDLGSPAPLLSVTGLTRAFPVRGPVLSRRRTRTAVDGVGFELGRGETLGLVGESGSGKSTTARMILGLERVDSGTVLLDGVDVTTVRGATRRALHRRIQLVYQNPYASLNPRFTVEELLTEPLRNHGIGGRAEWGGEVRRLLDDVALPAGVERRKATELSGGQRQRVAIARALALRPEVLVCDEPVSALDVTVQARILELLVGLQEQRGLSYLFVSHDLAVVAQVSDRIAVMRGGRIVESGPAEELLRAPRHPYTQLLLAAVPGRSSTEDIPCS, encoded by the coding sequence GTGGTTCCCTCTGTGGAGCCGGCCGGTGATCCGTTGCTGGCCGTGCGAGGGCTGCGGATCGGGTACCGCGCCGCGGGTGGTCAGCACCTCGCTGTGGACGGGGTGGATCTGAGAGTGGCGGCCGGGGAGATCACCGCCGTGGTGGGGGAGTCCGGGTCGGGCAAGAGCAGCACCGCTCACGCGCTGGTCGGACTGTTGCCGGCCGGCGGTGTGGTGCTGGGCGGTTCTGTTCGCCTCCAGGGCGAGGAGCTGACCGGGCTCGGGGAGCGGGCGTGGCGGGAGGTGCGGGGGCGGCGTATCGGGCTGATCCCGCAGGATCCGGGTGTCAGCCTCGACCCGGTCAGGCCGGTCGGCGCGCAGGTCGCCGAGGTGCTCCGGGTGCACCGCCTGGCCACCCGCAGGCAAGCCCCTTCCCAAGCCGTCGACCTCCTGGCCGAGGCGGGACTGCCCGACCCGGCACAATGTGCCCGCCAGTACCCCCACGAACTGTCCGGTGGCATGCGCCAGCGCGTGCTCATCGCCGTGGCCACCGCCGCTCGCCCCCGCCTCCTCATCGCCGACGAACCCACCTCGGCCCTCGACGTCACGGTCCAGCGCCAACTCCTCGACCACCTCCAGGAAGTCGTCACCACCACTGGCACCGCCGTGCTCCTGGTCACCCACGACCTCGCGGTGGTCGCAGACCGGGCGCAGCACGTCGTGGTGATGTCACAGGGGAGGGTGGTGGAGGCCGGGCCTGCCGGGCGGGTCCTGGGGGATCCGCACCATCCGTACACGCGCGGCCTGTTGGCGGACGCACCGACCCTCACGGCCCGGCGTCTTCGCCAACGCTCCGCCTCCCGCACGGCACAGGACTCGTCCACCTCCGCCGCTCGGCCCGCCCCGGGGGACCTCGGTTCACCAGCACCCTTGTTGAGCGTCACGGGCCTCACCCGGGCCTTCCCCGTCAGGGGACCCGTCCTGTCACGGCGTCGTACACGCACCGCCGTCGACGGGGTCGGGTTCGAGTTGGGCAGGGGGGAGACCCTCGGGCTGGTGGGGGAGTCCGGGTCGGGGAAGTCCACGACCGCGCGGATGATTCTCGGGCTGGAGCGGGTCGACAGCGGGACGGTGCTGCTGGACGGGGTCGATGTCACCACCGTGCGGGGAGCCACGCGGCGGGCTCTCCATCGCCGTATCCAGCTTGTCTACCAGAATCCCTACGCCTCGCTGAACCCTCGGTTCACCGTCGAGGAGCTGCTGACCGAGCCGTTGCGCAATCACGGGATCGGTGGCAGGGCGGAGTGGGGCGGCGAGGTGCGGCGGCTGCTCGATGATGTGGCACTGCCGGCCGGCGTGGAGCGGCGTAAGGCGACCGAGCTCTCCGGGGGACAGCGTCAACGGGTCGCCATCGCACGGGCGTTGGCGCTCAGACCGGAAGTGCTGGTGTGCGATGAGCCGGTGTCGGCGCTCGATGTCACCGTTCAGGCCCGGATTCTGGAGCTGCTCGTCGGGCTTCAGGAGCAGCGTGGGCTGAGCTATCTGTTCGTCTCCCACGATCTGGCTGTCGTGGCGCAGGTCAGTGACCGGATCGCGGTCATGCGTGGTGGCCGGATCGTGGAGAGCGGGCCTGCCGAGGAACTGCTCAGGGCGCCGCGGCACCCCTATACCCAGTTGCTGTTGGCTGCCGTGCCGGGCCGCAGCTCGACGGAGGACATTCCATGCAGCTAG
- a CDS encoding ABC transporter permease, producing MLSVLVLVLVLGWALVPEWFTSRSPLTGVPADRFQSPSTQHPFGTDQLGRDIYARVVHGAALSLSATALAILIALGGGVILGLVAGFFGRWTDAVIMRAAEVTMSVPPLLFSLTLVTALGVGTGRIAVAIGATSVAAFTRVMRAEVLRVRAAPYVEAAILCGTRWWRLLPRYILPSAIGPVLALAALDFGLVVLAVSSLGFLGYGEPPPAPEWGSLVADGRNYLATAWWLTTLPSLTVTVVVLAANRLSRVLEAEGGHR from the coding sequence ATGCTCTCCGTCCTCGTTCTCGTGCTGGTCCTGGGCTGGGCCCTCGTGCCGGAGTGGTTCACCTCCCGTAGTCCCCTCACCGGCGTACCGGCGGACCGCTTCCAATCGCCGAGCACCCAACACCCCTTCGGCACAGATCAGTTGGGCCGTGACATCTACGCCCGAGTGGTCCACGGGGCAGCCCTGTCGCTCAGCGCCACCGCCCTGGCCATTCTCATCGCGCTGGGCGGCGGAGTGATTCTCGGGCTCGTCGCCGGGTTCTTCGGCCGCTGGACGGACGCGGTCATCATGCGGGCCGCCGAGGTCACGATGTCGGTCCCGCCGCTCCTGTTCTCCCTCACCCTCGTCACCGCGCTCGGCGTGGGCACCGGCCGGATCGCCGTCGCCATCGGCGCGACCAGCGTTGCCGCGTTCACCCGAGTCATGCGGGCGGAAGTGCTGCGCGTACGTGCCGCACCGTACGTCGAGGCCGCGATCCTCTGCGGCACGCGGTGGTGGCGCCTCCTTCCTCGCTACATCCTGCCGTCCGCCATCGGCCCCGTCCTGGCCCTGGCCGCACTCGACTTCGGCCTGGTCGTCCTCGCCGTCTCCAGCCTGGGCTTCCTCGGCTACGGCGAACCCCCACCGGCCCCGGAATGGGGCTCCCTCGTCGCCGACGGCCGCAACTACCTCGCGACGGCCTGGTGGCTGACCACTCTGCCCAGTCTCACCGTCACGGTCGTCGTCCTCGCGGCGAACCGGCTGTCACGGGTCCTCGAAGCGGAAGGGGGGCATCGGTGA
- a CDS encoding ABC transporter permease, translating into MHTALHAATRTLRAVFVVWAAFTLTFVALRLLPGDPVALMLSGRGGFAELTPQQVAQARTDLGFDRPLIVQYGSALAGALHGDLGASLQTGQPVSRMIADAIPPTLQVGTLALLLALALGTLLGVAANLTAIPLLRQLLRSLPSFAVSLPSFWVGLVLIQFLSFRWHLFPSLGDSGFDSVILPACTMAIPGAALVAQVLGKSLHTTLQEPYADTVRATGAGRARLLFRHGLRNAAIPAATVAGMLVGSLIGGAVVVETVFSRPGMGRITQSAVSAQDLPVVQGVVVVAALAFAVVNLLIDLMYPLLDPRIRATGRLVTA; encoded by the coding sequence GTGCACACGGCCCTGCACGCGGCCACCCGGACACTGCGAGCGGTGTTCGTCGTCTGGGCCGCGTTCACCCTCACCTTTGTCGCGCTGCGGCTACTGCCCGGCGACCCGGTCGCGCTCATGCTCAGCGGGCGCGGTGGCTTCGCCGAACTCACACCGCAGCAGGTCGCCCAGGCGCGCACGGACCTCGGCTTCGACCGGCCGCTGATCGTCCAGTACGGTTCCGCGCTCGCCGGCGCGCTCCACGGCGACCTCGGCGCGTCCCTCCAGACCGGGCAGCCGGTCTCCCGCATGATCGCCGACGCGATTCCACCCACCCTCCAGGTCGGCACCCTCGCGCTGCTGCTGGCCCTGGCCCTGGGCACGCTGCTCGGGGTCGCCGCGAACCTCACCGCGATCCCTCTCCTGCGCCAACTCCTCCGCTCGCTGCCGTCGTTCGCCGTCTCCCTGCCCTCCTTCTGGGTGGGACTCGTCCTGATCCAGTTCCTCTCCTTCCGCTGGCACCTCTTCCCCTCCCTCGGCGACAGCGGCTTCGACAGCGTGATCCTGCCCGCCTGCACCATGGCGATCCCAGGAGCCGCACTCGTCGCCCAGGTCCTCGGCAAGTCCCTCCACACGACCCTCCAGGAGCCGTACGCCGACACCGTCCGCGCCACCGGTGCGGGCCGGGCCCGGCTCCTCTTCCGCCACGGACTGCGCAACGCGGCCATCCCGGCCGCGACCGTCGCCGGGATGCTGGTCGGCTCATTGATCGGCGGCGCGGTCGTCGTCGAGACGGTCTTCTCACGCCCCGGCATGGGCCGCATCACCCAGTCCGCCGTCTCCGCGCAGGATCTGCCGGTGGTCCAGGGCGTGGTGGTGGTCGCCGCGCTGGCCTTCGCGGTGGTCAACCTGCTGATCGACCTGATGTATCCGTTGCTCGACCCCCGCATCCGCGCCACCGGACGGCTGGTGACCGCATGA
- a CDS encoding ABC transporter substrate-binding protein, which yields MPTRTTRSRRRPRLAGALLAVVLPVAACSGGGGDSGGTSDGAPRDGGTLLVGAEADPGCLDPQQTGQISAIDVTRSVVDSLTAQDPKSGKIVPWLAKSFTTSADGSAFTFVLRDGVTFSDGKPVDAAAVKTTFDNLVKLPANGAPSYLIGYRGTTVTDSHTLTVTFKTANAQFLQATSTVGLGILSPASFTASAADRCRGEFIGSGPYVLDHYHTNREAVLNKRADYAWPSSLAAHKGAAHLAEVKFTFIPEAGARTGALSSGQVGIAKALQPTDEAQFTGNGFRVLSAPGPGLVPPLSLNHQGILADQKVREALLKGIDRQGLVDSVFSDSYKTATSVLSSATPYYEDFSDRLRHDPQGAKSLLDSAGWKEGKNGIREKDGKPLTLTWLIPAPMPPANEAVQQQLRKIGVDLKLKAVTPAVYVEQQQKGNFDLTAVGVTRADPDVLRNIFYTKSANLWHLPPSRLDTYLEQEAAATDAKTRQTAVSNAVRWILDHADTVPLYEGAQVHGVSDKVRGFTLDASNRFDLHDTWLG from the coding sequence ATGCCCACCAGAACTACCCGCTCGCGCCGTCGGCCTCGTCTCGCGGGCGCGCTGCTCGCGGTCGTCCTGCCCGTCGCCGCGTGTTCGGGCGGTGGCGGCGACTCGGGCGGTACGAGTGACGGGGCGCCGCGTGACGGAGGGACGCTGCTGGTCGGGGCCGAGGCGGATCCGGGGTGCCTGGATCCGCAGCAGACGGGGCAGATCAGCGCGATCGACGTCACTCGATCCGTGGTCGACTCGCTCACCGCGCAGGACCCGAAGTCCGGCAAGATCGTGCCCTGGCTGGCGAAGTCGTTCACGACCAGTGCGGACGGCAGCGCGTTCACGTTCGTGCTGCGCGACGGCGTCACCTTCAGCGACGGCAAGCCCGTCGACGCGGCGGCGGTGAAGACCACGTTCGACAACCTGGTGAAGCTGCCCGCGAATGGGGCCCCCAGCTATCTGATCGGCTACCGGGGCACGACCGTCACCGACTCGCACACCCTCACCGTCACTTTCAAGACGGCCAACGCCCAGTTCCTCCAGGCGACGTCCACCGTCGGCCTGGGGATCCTGTCGCCCGCGTCGTTCACGGCTTCGGCCGCCGACCGATGCCGGGGCGAGTTCATCGGCTCGGGCCCGTACGTCCTGGACCACTACCACACCAACCGGGAAGCTGTACTGAACAAGCGGGCGGACTACGCCTGGCCGTCGTCCCTCGCCGCGCACAAGGGCGCCGCCCACCTCGCCGAGGTGAAGTTCACGTTCATCCCGGAGGCCGGAGCCCGCACCGGCGCCCTCTCCTCCGGACAGGTCGGCATAGCCAAGGCCCTCCAGCCGACGGATGAGGCCCAGTTCACGGGCAACGGCTTCCGCGTTCTGTCGGCGCCGGGACCCGGGCTCGTACCGCCGCTCTCCCTCAACCACCAGGGGATTCTCGCCGACCAGAAGGTCCGTGAGGCGCTCCTCAAGGGCATCGACCGGCAGGGGCTCGTCGACTCCGTGTTTAGCGACTCGTACAAGACCGCCACGAGTGTGCTGTCCTCGGCGACGCCGTACTACGAGGACTTCTCCGACAGACTCCGACACGACCCGCAGGGCGCCAAGTCCCTGCTGGACAGCGCGGGGTGGAAGGAGGGTAAGAACGGCATCCGGGAGAAGGACGGCAAGCCGCTCACCCTCACCTGGCTGATCCCCGCGCCGATGCCGCCCGCGAACGAGGCCGTGCAGCAGCAGCTCCGCAAGATCGGCGTCGACCTGAAGCTGAAGGCAGTCACCCCCGCCGTCTACGTCGAACAGCAGCAGAAGGGCAACTTCGACCTGACCGCGGTCGGTGTCACCCGCGCCGACCCGGACGTCCTGCGCAACATCTTCTACACCAAGAGCGCCAACCTCTGGCACCTGCCGCCGAGCCGACTCGACACCTATCTGGAGCAGGAGGCCGCGGCGACCGACGCGAAGACCCGCCAGACCGCCGTGTCCAACGCGGTCCGCTGGATCCTCGACCACGCGGACACCGTCCCCCTGTACGAGGGTGCCCAGGTCCACGGCGTCTCCGACAAGGTCAGGGGCTTCACGCTCGACGCCTCCAACCGGTTCGACCTGCACGACACCTGGCTGGGCTGA